TCTGGTGAAAGAGCCACGTCCTTCAACAAGGGATATATTGCTTTAACATAGTCTGAGAACATCAAGGCTTCTCCATATCTCACTCTTCTATAAAAGAAACAATTGAAACCAAACTCACTTACATGTCCAACTAATATCTTCAATTATGCAACTACTAAAAGAGAGATACAATTGTTTTAGTATAAGAGATGTCTAAATAAGATGAGAGAGAAGAATGTACTAAGAAGCCAACTCTGCAACTTTTATAAAGCGTTATAAATACGTAATTCTTTGATAGTACAAACCACATTCTTCTTCAGAGTCTCTCTTGCCTCTTCAAATAGCTCACCAACCtcgtaaattttcaaaatctgaacAAAAGCCAGTCACATATTATTTCTACGCATCAGCATTCACTTCCAAAAATAAGATTCAAAAATAGTATACTTTCGTAACTCAACAAACTCATCATTCATCTTCACTGCTTCTGTAGATATTATACACAAAACAagacataaaaaataaactcaTAAAGTATAAATAGAACGTTACACTACCAAAACACCAACGTTCCACCTCATATACTGCACATACTAAAACATTGCTAGTCAAACTACAAATAGTAGCATTGTATTACCTTAAGGAAGTGAGATACTTAGATATGCATATCACCACACATATTCTCCACAACATCCTTTAAATCCAAAAGCTGACAACACACATTTGTAATTCTCTACAACATCACCAAATCAACCAAGAAAAGAAGTAATCATAGAATAATTATACTCTTAGGTTAGTACCTTCTcatgaattaaataattatataaatctgAAAACTATGACAATAAATCAACCAAATCAATAATTGTACTCTTACGTTAAGCTTTGTGTCTTTTGATTGCTAACAGATCAACAGTAAGATTTGAAAGGATCCAATTTATAAGATCTTATAAATTTGAGATCTGAAAACTTCACTTGAAAAACTTCGTCTTCTTTCTTAGAAACATATCGATTTTGATAAATCAAGCTAAAATTACAGAAAGAGGCAAAAATCACCATATACTATCATCTTACCTTTGTTAGTGTTTCTTAGGCGTTGGGAGAGAGATCGTCTCGTTCGTCTGAGCTTGCCGAGTCTGTCAGCTTTGCCGGAGAACTTCTCGGCATGCGATTCGTGACGAACGTGACCGATTTAGCATCGGAGGATTACTACGACTACATAATGCCGGCAGAGGAACGGCGGGATGTCCACTCGCCGCCACGCTCTCCCAATCCGGTCGAGTTCGTCGGAGATCGTCGAGTTCGCCGGAGATCGCCAAGTTCGCCGAAGATCGCCGAATTCGCCGGAGATCGCCGAGTTTGCCGGAGATCTCGTTGGAGCTCGTCTCAATTTGATCTCATTTTCATCTCGTGACAGACATTTGGAGAAGAATAGATCTAGGTTAAATTAATGAAATGAGGGGTATAATGGTACTTTagccattaaaattttaatggtaaatttgaaaagtgtaaagttgaaaagtggtattaggaaagtggtattagtggcaattccccattatttttttaattatttgtatcatgtcataacaaaaattttaaatcatagattacaaaatttgaatgtgaaacttttaacagttttagtaatttatactcgtttttaaaaattcaaaataaaatatataaatattttttttaatttttattatatggttactatgattgtttaatttattttaatagcttaaaattaaacaaatataattataatacacacttatttttatcaaatctttattattcaaaatcattaattgtcatatatactttagccacattcgGCAATttcgtaatcttatttaaggaaataatgaaaacattaataatatatttattgtggtttaataaaaagattattatatatttagatggaccaacttatttctctaaggattctaagaatcattctagtgatgacacgtggctacaaaaaaatgttgcaatgcttctcaaataatatataggggatataaggaaatttaaaaatttagaaaaggTAATCAATCATTACGATCAAATCATTCAGTTATtattaggggtgggcaaaatatccataattttgatttgattcgttatgtatatatatatatatatacatatacttaaagaagtatatatatatatatatatatataagctgtatcaattttttctttatttttaaaatttttattttatttttacggatcaaatcagatatctcgtaaaaatctaaaaaaatttcGGATATCCGGAACAGCGAATATCTGGAAGGCTATTCGTGCCCACCCCTAGTTATATTTGGCTGGAAGCATATTTGAACCCATGCCTAGAGGAGCAAGAAAAAGTACATAGCCAACATACCAAAGAAACTTCACTGAACATTATGcccataatttttaataaatcttGGTGCTCCAAGCCTTTGTTTTATGGGCTTTAGTCCAGGGCTAGGCCTAGCTTTACTCTCACCAAGCGCCATGGCGAGGCAAGTCGATCAGCCATGTGTAACTCACATGCAAAACCGTAATTATCCATTTTCAACTTTTAAGTCATGTTAAGCCATATATAAAAACAGTAAACAGAATCATAAAACCAATTCCATTTTTGTTGGCTATAACAAGAACTAGACTAGTCGAAGATCACATAATTTTTGTATGCTTCGGTTTGTTGATAGATTATATCAGACGGCACAGCTACTCTATTA
This genomic interval from Brassica napus cultivar Da-Ae chromosome A6, Da-Ae, whole genome shotgun sequence contains the following:
- the LOC106348892 gene encoding uncharacterized protein LOC106348892, translating into MLNPQQESQPALGERSSRSSELAESVSFAGELLGMRFVTNVTDLASEDYYDYIMPAEERRDVHSPPRSPNPVEFVGDRRVRRRSPSSPKIAEFAGDRRVCRRSRWSSSQFDLIFIS